One window of the Archangium primigenium genome contains the following:
- the secD gene encoding protein translocase subunit SecD: protein MDRGWYWRLGLVVGVTLLTIWFLIPSYYSLFHVERSQRNNLAAIDAAMPRWAPPAKYRINLGLDLQGGIHMVMRVDTKTALEKRTERRGDQIARYVNEKQLGQVSVSTDPDRLQVTLTAQDPATMDAIEKEVLSNNQDFSKVSRDGGKLTIALADSQTTRFREEAVDQAMLVIRKRIDKWGVAEVDVRKLGSDAIQISLPGRNNPEQAKELVGTTAQLEFHMVDDTTDFFRQTYQNTPPPEGSNITLTTAEGFPQLEGANREALLGYVKGKVPQDRVVLLECIASATRRGVCDSYRTYLVEKEAPLTGESLTGADASLSQLNEPEVNISFDANGARQFELLTEKGVGRRMAIVLDDYVQSAPRINERIGGGRARITMGRSGGRPLEQWLADAQTLALALKAGALPAPVTTGEIRQVGASLGDELIRKGGLAAAVGVLCVVVFMVVYYRSAGLIADVALLLNGLLILGGLAFFNATLTLPGIAGFVLTLGIAVDANVLINERIREELSHGKSARVAVDQGYDRAFWTIFDAHVTALIAGFILFFTGTGPVRGFATTLIIGLLASLFTSILVTRVIMTYFVHGKNAQTVSV, encoded by the coding sequence ATGGATCGCGGCTGGTACTGGAGGCTGGGCCTGGTGGTCGGCGTGACGCTGTTGACCATCTGGTTCCTCATTCCCTCCTATTATTCGCTGTTCCATGTCGAGCGCAGCCAGCGCAACAACCTGGCGGCGATCGACGCGGCCATGCCTCGCTGGGCCCCCCCGGCCAAGTACCGCATCAACCTGGGGCTGGACCTGCAGGGTGGCATCCACATGGTGATGCGGGTGGACACCAAGACGGCCCTCGAGAAGCGCACCGAGCGCCGCGGGGACCAGATCGCCCGCTACGTCAACGAGAAGCAGCTGGGCCAGGTGTCCGTGAGCACGGACCCGGACCGCCTCCAGGTGACGCTGACGGCGCAGGATCCGGCCACCATGGACGCCATCGAGAAGGAGGTCCTCTCCAACAACCAGGACTTCTCCAAGGTGTCGCGCGACGGCGGCAAGCTGACCATCGCCCTGGCCGACTCCCAGACCACGCGCTTCCGTGAGGAGGCGGTGGACCAGGCGATGCTCGTCATCCGCAAGCGCATCGACAAGTGGGGCGTGGCCGAGGTGGACGTGCGCAAGCTGGGCTCGGACGCCATCCAGATCTCCCTGCCGGGCCGCAACAACCCGGAGCAGGCCAAGGAGCTCGTGGGCACCACCGCCCAGCTCGAGTTCCACATGGTGGACGACACCACGGACTTCTTCCGTCAGACCTACCAGAACACGCCGCCCCCCGAGGGCAGCAACATCACCCTGACGACCGCCGAGGGCTTCCCCCAGCTGGAGGGCGCCAACCGCGAGGCGCTGCTCGGCTACGTGAAGGGCAAGGTCCCCCAGGACCGCGTGGTGCTGCTCGAGTGCATCGCGAGCGCCACGCGCCGGGGCGTGTGTGACAGCTACCGCACCTACCTGGTGGAGAAGGAAGCGCCGCTCACGGGCGAGAGCCTGACGGGCGCGGACGCCTCGCTCAGCCAGCTCAACGAGCCCGAGGTGAACATCAGCTTCGACGCCAACGGGGCGCGCCAGTTCGAGCTGCTCACCGAGAAGGGCGTGGGCCGGCGCATGGCGATCGTGCTGGACGACTACGTGCAGTCCGCGCCGCGCATCAACGAGCGCATCGGCGGCGGCCGCGCGCGCATCACCATGGGCCGCTCGGGGGGCCGTCCCCTGGAGCAGTGGCTGGCGGACGCGCAGACGCTCGCGCTCGCGCTCAAGGCCGGCGCGCTGCCCGCGCCCGTCACCACCGGTGAGATCCGCCAGGTGGGCGCCTCGCTGGGTGACGAGCTCATCCGCAAGGGCGGCCTGGCCGCGGCGGTGGGCGTGCTCTGCGTGGTCGTCTTCATGGTGGTCTACTACCGCTCCGCGGGCCTCATCGCGGACGTGGCGCTCCTGCTCAACGGCCTGCTCATCCTCGGGGGTCTGGCGTTCTTCAACGCCACGCTCACGCTGCCGGGCATCGCCGGGTTCGTGCTCACGCTGGGCATCGCGGTGGATGCCAACGTGCTCATCAACGAGCGCATCCGAGAGGAGCTGTCCCACGGCAAGTCGGCCCGGGTCGCGGTGGACCAGGGCTACGATCGCGCCTTCTGGACCATCTTCGACGCCCACGTCACCGCGCTCATCGCCGGCTTCATCCTGTTCTTCACGGGAACCGGTCCGGTGCGCGGCTTCGCCACCACGCTCATCATCGGCCTGCTGGCGTCGCTCTTCACGTCCATCCTGGTGACGCGCGTCATCATGACCTACTTCGTCCACGGCAAGAACGCTCAGACGGTGTCCGTCTAG
- the secF gene encoding protein translocase subunit SecF, whose protein sequence is MQILKNKTNIDFIGKRKPAFFISTVINLLILVGIAVFGFNLGVDFAGGTVVEVQFNHPVSAADVRQRVESSGQLHDVSVQSIGSSSENSFLVRLGGVTQLTQESAEKAREALVKLGQVEPESIRADLPNGMIRVRAKQPLVPAQIQKAVVDTGTGVDEVRDLGQTQAGDYEYQVVASGMADRIRAALMHGVQNPESPDFEMRRTEYVGPQVGKQLRNRGFQALLFSMLAILIYVAFRFDFKFGPGALLSMVHDVIMVAGFYLVTRAEFSLTSIAALLTVVGYSVNDTIVIYDRIREDMVKYPNRALPEVINIAINDTLVRTILTSGVTSLSLVGLMIFGVGEIRDFAWAMFVGILVGTYSSVYIASPLTIWLDERSAHKKPIEQPKTA, encoded by the coding sequence ATGCAGATCCTCAAGAACAAGACGAACATCGACTTCATCGGCAAGCGCAAGCCGGCGTTCTTCATCTCCACGGTCATCAACCTGCTCATCCTGGTGGGCATCGCCGTCTTCGGCTTCAACCTGGGCGTGGACTTCGCCGGTGGCACCGTGGTGGAGGTGCAGTTCAACCACCCGGTGAGCGCCGCGGACGTGCGCCAGCGCGTGGAGTCCTCCGGCCAGCTGCACGACGTGTCCGTGCAGAGCATCGGCTCGTCGAGCGAGAACTCCTTCCTGGTGCGCCTGGGCGGTGTGACCCAGCTGACCCAGGAGAGCGCCGAGAAGGCCCGCGAGGCCCTCGTGAAGCTCGGTCAGGTGGAGCCGGAGTCCATCCGCGCCGACCTGCCCAACGGCATGATCCGCGTGCGCGCCAAGCAGCCGCTCGTGCCCGCGCAGATCCAGAAGGCCGTGGTGGACACGGGCACCGGCGTGGACGAGGTGCGCGACCTGGGCCAGACCCAGGCCGGTGACTACGAGTACCAGGTGGTGGCCAGCGGCATGGCCGACCGCATCCGCGCCGCGCTGATGCACGGCGTGCAGAACCCCGAGTCGCCGGACTTCGAGATGCGCCGCACCGAGTACGTGGGTCCCCAGGTGGGCAAGCAGCTGCGCAACCGCGGCTTCCAGGCGCTGCTCTTCTCCATGCTCGCCATCCTCATCTACGTGGCCTTCCGCTTCGACTTCAAGTTCGGCCCCGGCGCGCTGCTCTCCATGGTCCACGACGTGATCATGGTGGCCGGCTTCTACCTGGTCACCCGCGCCGAGTTCAGCCTCACGTCCATCGCCGCGCTGCTCACGGTGGTGGGCTACTCGGTCAACGACACCATCGTGATCTACGACCGCATCCGCGAGGACATGGTGAAGTACCCCAACCGTGCCCTGCCGGAGGTCATCAACATCGCGATCAACGACACCCTGGTGCGCACCATCCTCACCTCGGGCGTGACGTCGCTGTCGCTCGTGGGTCTGATGATCTTCGGCGTGGGGGAGATCCGCGACTTCGCCTGGGCCATGTTCGTGGGCATCCTCGTGGGCACCTACTCCTCGGTGTACATCGCGAGCCCGCTCACCATCTGGCTCGACGAGCGCTCGGCCCACAAGAAGCCCATCGAGCAGCCCAAGACGGCTTGA
- a CDS encoding MFS transporter encodes MAISGGLAVANLYYHQPLLGDMGRTFQASDHAVGLVPTVSQVGYALGLLLIVPLGDSLERRRTIVVMCCLVCLALLGVALAPSLPWLVATSALVGVTTVVPQLLVPFAAHLAPPEARGRVVGLVMSGLLIGILLSRTAAGFLGVRFGWRAVFWIAAGLMAGLAVVLRLTLPRQSAPSPLPYGALLRSLMPLVREEPVLRLHSLMGALSFASFSAFWTTLVLHLHTLPQQYGARTAGLFGVVGVVGAIAAPLVGRYSDRGSDPSGARRINAVSLGLVVLAFAVFALAGWGLWGLAAGVILLDLGAQANHIANQTRVYALRPEARNRINTVYMVTYFVGGALGAWLGSLGWSHAGWLGVCAVGAGLPLLGLAVLLGHRGPGASSARAPS; translated from the coding sequence ATGGCCATCTCGGGCGGGCTCGCGGTCGCCAATCTCTACTACCACCAGCCCCTGCTCGGGGACATGGGCCGTACGTTCCAGGCCTCGGATCACGCCGTGGGCCTGGTGCCCACCGTTTCCCAGGTGGGCTACGCCCTGGGCCTGCTGCTCATCGTGCCCCTCGGCGACAGCCTCGAGCGGCGGCGGACCATCGTGGTCATGTGCTGTCTGGTGTGTCTGGCGTTGCTGGGCGTGGCGCTGGCTCCGAGCCTGCCCTGGTTGGTGGCCACCAGCGCGCTGGTGGGCGTGACGACCGTGGTGCCCCAGTTGCTCGTGCCGTTCGCCGCCCACCTCGCGCCGCCCGAGGCGCGAGGCCGGGTGGTGGGCCTGGTCATGAGCGGCCTGCTCATCGGCATCCTCTTGTCGCGCACCGCCGCGGGCTTCCTCGGCGTGCGTTTTGGCTGGCGCGCCGTGTTCTGGATCGCCGCGGGCCTGATGGCCGGGCTCGCCGTCGTGTTGCGGCTCACGCTGCCCCGACAGTCCGCGCCGTCCCCGCTCCCCTATGGCGCCTTGCTCCGCTCGTTGATGCCCCTGGTGCGCGAGGAGCCCGTGCTCCGCCTGCACTCCCTGATGGGCGCGCTCTCCTTCGCGTCCTTCAGCGCGTTCTGGACCACCCTGGTGCTCCACCTGCACACGCTGCCTCAGCAGTATGGCGCGCGGACCGCCGGGCTGTTCGGCGTGGTGGGCGTGGTGGGCGCCATCGCCGCGCCCCTGGTGGGCCGCTATTCGGATCGGGGCTCGGACCCAAGCGGGGCTCGGCGCATCAACGCCGTGTCGCTCGGGCTCGTGGTGCTCGCCTTCGCCGTGTTCGCGCTGGCCGGGTGGGGCCTCTGGGGTCTGGCCGCGGGGGTCATCCTGCTGGACCTGGGCGCCCAGGCCAACCACATCGCCAACCAGACGCGCGTCTATGCCCTGCGTCCCGAGGCGCGCAACCGCATCAACACCGTCTACATGGTGACGTACTTCGTGGGCGGCGCGCTCGGGGCCTGGCTCGGCAGCCTCGGCTGGAGCCACGCCGGGTGGCTCGGGGTGTGTGCCGTGGGCGCCGGGCTGCCCCTGCTCGGGCTCGCCGTGTTGCTGGGACACCGGGGCCCGGGCGCGTCCTCCGCCCGAGCCCCGTCCTGA
- the tgt gene encoding tRNA guanosine(34) transglycosylase Tgt gives MGQPRGEKGDTRVQPGLVRYELLHEDASGTRARRGRLHTPHGPVETPIFMPVGTVGSVKAVGPDDLLTLDAQIILGNTYHLMLRPGDDLVGEMGGLHRFVSWDRPMLTDSGGFQVFSLSEKRKITEEGAAFQSHLDGRKLLLTPERSIEIQETLGADIIMAFDECPPSTESRAYLEQSLARTTRWLHRCVKAWSRERSSLFGIVQGGLDPQLRKAHAEEVCAVDLPGYALGGYAVGETPEAMYEGVAYSAPLLPRDKPRYLMGVGTPVDLITCVEQGVDMFDCVLPTRCARNGLLFTTEGKLVIRNATWAKDPRPVDPACTCYTCRTFSRAYLRHLFVAGEILAMRLNTLHNLHYFLTLMKQVREAIAEDRFASFARDFREKARAQEAERTRSK, from the coding sequence ATGGGACAGCCGCGCGGGGAAAAGGGAGACACCCGGGTCCAACCGGGCCTGGTGCGCTACGAGCTCTTGCACGAGGACGCCTCGGGCACACGCGCGCGCCGGGGCCGCCTGCACACACCCCACGGCCCGGTGGAGACGCCCATCTTCATGCCCGTGGGCACGGTGGGCAGCGTCAAGGCCGTGGGGCCGGATGACTTGCTCACGCTCGACGCGCAGATCATCCTCGGCAACACCTACCACCTGATGCTCCGGCCGGGAGACGACCTGGTGGGGGAGATGGGCGGCCTGCACCGCTTCGTGTCCTGGGACCGGCCCATGCTCACCGACAGCGGCGGCTTCCAGGTGTTCAGCCTGTCGGAGAAGCGGAAGATCACCGAGGAGGGCGCCGCCTTCCAGTCCCACCTGGACGGGCGCAAGCTCCTGCTCACGCCCGAGCGCTCCATCGAGATCCAGGAGACGCTCGGCGCGGACATCATCATGGCCTTCGACGAGTGCCCGCCGTCCACCGAGAGCCGGGCCTACCTGGAGCAGTCCCTGGCGCGCACCACGCGCTGGCTGCACCGGTGCGTGAAGGCCTGGAGCCGCGAGCGCTCCTCGCTCTTCGGCATCGTCCAGGGCGGACTGGATCCCCAGCTGCGCAAGGCGCACGCCGAGGAGGTGTGCGCGGTGGACCTGCCCGGCTACGCGCTCGGGGGCTACGCGGTGGGGGAGACGCCCGAGGCCATGTACGAGGGCGTCGCCTACTCGGCGCCGCTCTTGCCCCGGGACAAGCCGCGCTACCTCATGGGGGTGGGCACGCCCGTGGACCTCATCACCTGCGTGGAGCAGGGGGTGGACATGTTCGACTGCGTGCTGCCCACGCGCTGCGCGCGCAACGGCCTGCTCTTCACCACCGAGGGCAAGCTCGTCATCCGCAACGCCACCTGGGCCAAGGATCCCCGGCCGGTGGACCCGGCGTGCACCTGCTACACCTGCCGCACGTTCAGCCGCGCCTACCTGCGCCACCTCTTCGTGGCGGGGGAGATCCTCGCCATGCGGCTCAACACCCTGCACAACCTGCACTACTTCCTCACCCTGATGAAGCAGGTGCGCGAGGCCATCGCCGAGGACCGCTTCGCCTCCTTCGCCCGGGACTTCCGCGAGAAGGCGCGGGCCCAGGAAGCCGAGCGCACGCGGTCGAAGTAG
- a CDS encoding SpoIID/LytB domain-containing protein, which produces MLRPVALLLLLLAPLSASAVETMRIAMGDAQGEVRVSGQGLAFGSDTEDARFSALGQDAVVVKRRGAKLELNGAPVIGAAVRFRAGPDMEDAGVPGSAPLRAGDMQVRGDVVVRLYKDGLQLINVIPLEDYLAAVLGGEMPVSFPPEALKAQAVAARTYALQKKLEAYGAPFYVGSSVLHQVYGGVNREDARTRVAVEATRGEVLTYDLAPIEAYFHASCGGRTETGWDALQRDLPYLQAVDCPCGRLPASRWSATVSEAELRAALGQSSEGFRVTSRTATHRVNRVAAAGGASVDGVTLRRKLGYTKLKSLDFDAERAGGVWRFTGRGYGHGAGLCQWGAKALADQGRTYRDILQHYYPGTELQQLY; this is translated from the coding sequence ATGTTGCGTCCTGTTGCGCTCCTCTTGCTGCTGCTCGCGCCGCTCTCCGCCTCCGCCGTGGAGACCATGCGCATCGCCATGGGTGACGCCCAGGGCGAGGTCCGGGTGAGTGGCCAGGGGTTGGCGTTCGGCTCGGATACCGAGGACGCGCGCTTCTCGGCGCTCGGGCAGGACGCGGTCGTGGTCAAGCGTCGGGGCGCGAAGCTGGAGCTCAATGGCGCGCCCGTCATCGGCGCCGCGGTGCGCTTTCGCGCCGGGCCGGACATGGAGGACGCCGGGGTGCCGGGCTCCGCGCCGCTGCGCGCGGGGGACATGCAGGTGCGCGGGGACGTGGTGGTGCGCCTGTACAAGGACGGCCTGCAGCTCATCAACGTCATCCCCCTGGAGGACTACCTCGCCGCGGTGCTGGGCGGGGAGATGCCCGTCTCCTTTCCCCCCGAGGCCCTCAAGGCCCAGGCGGTGGCGGCGCGCACCTACGCCCTGCAGAAGAAGCTGGAGGCCTACGGGGCGCCCTTCTACGTGGGCAGCAGCGTGCTCCACCAGGTGTACGGCGGCGTCAACCGCGAGGACGCCCGCACCCGCGTGGCCGTGGAGGCCACGCGCGGGGAGGTGCTCACCTACGACCTGGCCCCCATCGAGGCCTACTTCCACGCCTCGTGCGGCGGGCGGACCGAGACGGGGTGGGACGCGCTGCAGCGGGACCTGCCCTACCTGCAGGCCGTGGACTGCCCGTGTGGCCGCCTTCCCGCGAGCCGCTGGAGCGCCACCGTGTCCGAGGCCGAGCTGCGCGCGGCCCTGGGCCAGTCCTCGGAGGGCTTCCGCGTCACGTCGCGCACCGCCACCCACCGCGTCAACCGCGTCGCGGCGGCGGGGGGGGCCTCGGTGGACGGCGTGACGCTGCGCCGCAAGCTCGGCTACACCAAGCTCAAGAGCCTGGACTTCGACGCCGAGCGCGCGGGCGGCGTCTGGCGCTTCACCGGCCGGGGCTACGGCCACGGCGCCGGCCTGTGCCAGTGGGGCGCCAAGGCGCTGGCGGACCAGGGCCGCACCTACCGCGACATCCTCCAGCACTACTACCCGGGCACCGAGCTGCAGCAGCTCTACTGA
- a CDS encoding PEGA domain-containing protein, producing the protein MSPPTSQGAPAVLRLASAVCAVVAAGLFVLRVTQGEARTASLEAEDDTPVQESRTAFQGALLSLESSPSGASVRVNGVDQGETPVTVGLDCVPGGAVRLEFTLRGFEKTTHETPCPRDALVTLKARLHKAAGARAGKR; encoded by the coding sequence ATGAGCCCCCCCACGAGTCAGGGCGCCCCGGCGGTGCTGCGGCTGGCCTCCGCGGTGTGCGCGGTGGTGGCCGCCGGACTCTTCGTCCTGCGGGTGACCCAGGGGGAAGCGCGGACGGCGTCCCTGGAGGCCGAGGACGACACGCCCGTCCAGGAGTCACGCACCGCGTTCCAGGGGGCCCTGCTGTCGTTGGAGTCGAGCCCCTCGGGCGCCTCCGTCCGGGTGAACGGGGTGGACCAGGGGGAGACGCCCGTGACGGTGGGCCTGGACTGCGTGCCGGGCGGGGCCGTGCGCCTGGAGTTCACGCTGCGCGGCTTCGAGAAGACGACGCATGAGACTCCCTGCCCCCGCGACGCCCTCGTCACGCTGAAGGCGCGGCTGCACAAGGCGGCCGGCGCGCGTGCCGGGAAGCGATGA
- a CDS encoding GspE/PulE family protein produces MAWSLSLLLLLGGVGWGLATHPAPALETARWLAGHVMTPGVLGWGGGALVLWVGAALAASRPSRAEPPREPRPGLSPLEVVDANVAVAVRQLLAEMTLVLRRYVMRAEPDMIAFLDTLLDGAIRVGASDVHVHPLESGTRIAFRVHGVLEEVMMLPREHHPRLINRIKVLSRVVLFRTDRPQDGHFAIQTPEGPADIRVSLLPTNHGESSALRIARSSVRLPQLSSLGISPELLAPFQGVLARPQGVIFVAGATGSGKTTTLYASLGHIKQTRGDMTRIATIEDPIEYDVPLFSQTQVNTEQGFTFAQGLRSVLRQDPNVIMVGEIRDAETARTAIQAGLSGHLLLTTVHANSAAGVFNRLIEMGVEPFLLASASVASVSQRLVRSLCPHCRIPFQPEHEELLRLQSAGLPTTGPFHGSTGCPQCAGSGFLGRTALYEVLTVTPAIRDCINGKLPTSQTQDVAVREGMVPLLGAGLARVHEGATTLREVLRVVG; encoded by the coding sequence ATGGCTTGGTCCCTGAGCCTGCTGCTGCTGCTGGGCGGCGTGGGCTGGGGGCTGGCGACCCACCCGGCGCCAGCCCTGGAGACAGCGCGGTGGTTGGCCGGGCACGTGATGACCCCGGGGGTGCTCGGGTGGGGAGGCGGGGCGCTGGTGCTCTGGGTGGGCGCGGCGCTCGCCGCCTCCCGTCCCTCGCGCGCCGAGCCCCCTCGCGAGCCTCGGCCCGGGCTGTCGCCCCTGGAAGTGGTGGACGCGAACGTCGCGGTGGCCGTGCGGCAATTGCTCGCGGAGATGACCCTGGTGCTGCGCCGCTACGTGATGCGCGCCGAGCCGGACATGATCGCCTTCCTGGACACCCTGCTCGATGGCGCCATCCGGGTGGGCGCCAGCGACGTGCACGTCCATCCGCTGGAGTCGGGCACCCGCATCGCCTTTCGTGTCCACGGCGTGCTCGAGGAGGTGATGATGCTGCCGCGCGAGCACCATCCCCGCCTCATCAACCGCATCAAGGTCCTCTCCCGGGTCGTGCTCTTTCGCACGGACCGGCCGCAGGACGGCCACTTCGCCATCCAGACGCCCGAGGGGCCCGCGGACATCCGGGTGTCCCTGCTGCCCACCAATCACGGAGAGTCCTCGGCGCTGCGCATCGCGCGCAGCAGCGTGCGGCTGCCCCAACTGTCCTCCCTGGGCATCTCCCCGGAGTTGCTCGCGCCCTTCCAGGGTGTGCTCGCCCGGCCTCAGGGCGTCATCTTCGTGGCGGGCGCCACGGGCAGCGGCAAGACGACGACCCTGTACGCCTCGCTCGGGCACATCAAGCAGACGCGCGGTGACATGACCCGGATCGCCACCATCGAGGATCCGATCGAATACGACGTGCCCCTGTTCTCCCAGACCCAGGTGAACACCGAGCAGGGCTTCACCTTCGCCCAGGGCCTGCGCTCGGTGCTGCGCCAGGATCCCAACGTCATCATGGTGGGGGAGATTCGCGACGCGGAGACGGCGCGCACCGCCATCCAAGCGGGGCTCAGCGGCCACCTGCTGCTCACCACGGTGCACGCGAACTCGGCGGCGGGCGTGTTCAACCGGCTCATCGAGATGGGCGTGGAGCCCTTCCTGCTGGCCTCGGCCTCGGTGGCCAGCGTCTCGCAGCGGCTGGTGCGCTCGCTGTGTCCCCACTGCCGCATCCCCTTCCAGCCCGAGCACGAGGAGCTGTTGCGCTTGCAGTCGGCGGGACTGCCCACGACGGGTCCGTTCCATGGCTCCACGGGCTGCCCCCAGTGCGCGGGCTCGGGCTTCCTGGGGCGCACGGCGCTCTACGAGGTGCTGACGGTGACCCCCGCCATCCGCGACTGCATCAACGGCAAGCTGCCCACGTCCCAGACCCAGGACGTGGCGGTGAGGGAAGGCATGGTGCCCTTGCTCGGCGCGGGACTGGCGCGGGTCCACGAGGGGGCCACGACCCTGCGCGAAGTGCTGCGGGTGGTCGGATGA
- the queA gene encoding tRNA preQ1(34) S-adenosylmethionine ribosyltransferase-isomerase QueA produces MSSQLSDYDFALPEAQIAQAPLAARDASRLMVVSRASGASSHRQFSDLPGLLREGDLLVVNDARVIPARLLGTKTGTGGRVELLVVRPAASTLTSQALGGAPEALDWICLGQASKGLKPGARVSFPGGLDAEVLEALGGGEYRVRFLAAPGASLAAMLDQAGRLPLPPYITRAPEAADAERYQTVYARASGAVAAPTAGLHFTDALFQALAARGISRVEVTLDVGPGTFLPVREENLDKHHMHPERYTVPEATARAVNAARAEGRRVVAVGTTVVRTLESAWDAQAGALREGPGETDIFIRPGFDFRAVDVLLTNFHLPRSTLVVLVSALLGRERTLAAYREAVAAGYRFFSYGDAMLVTE; encoded by the coding sequence GTGTCTTCCCAGCTCTCCGACTACGACTTCGCGCTTCCCGAGGCCCAGATCGCCCAGGCGCCGCTCGCGGCCCGCGACGCCTCGCGCCTCATGGTGGTGAGCCGCGCCTCGGGCGCCTCGTCCCACCGCCAGTTCTCCGACCTGCCCGGCCTGTTGCGCGAGGGGGACTTGCTCGTCGTCAACGACGCGCGGGTCATCCCCGCCCGGCTCCTGGGCACCAAGACGGGCACGGGGGGCCGGGTGGAACTGCTCGTGGTGCGGCCCGCGGCCTCCACGCTCACGTCCCAGGCGCTCGGCGGCGCCCCCGAGGCCCTGGACTGGATCTGCCTGGGTCAGGCCTCCAAGGGCCTCAAGCCGGGCGCGCGGGTGTCCTTTCCGGGCGGCCTGGACGCCGAGGTGCTCGAGGCGCTCGGGGGCGGGGAGTACCGGGTGCGCTTCCTGGCGGCGCCGGGCGCGTCGCTCGCGGCGATGCTCGACCAGGCGGGCCGGCTGCCCCTGCCGCCCTACATCACCCGGGCCCCCGAGGCCGCCGACGCCGAGCGCTACCAGACGGTGTACGCGCGGGCGTCCGGCGCGGTGGCGGCCCCCACCGCGGGCCTGCACTTCACGGACGCCCTCTTCCAGGCGCTCGCGGCCCGGGGCATCTCGCGCGTGGAGGTGACGCTGGACGTGGGGCCCGGCACCTTCCTGCCCGTGCGCGAGGAGAATCTGGACAAGCACCACATGCACCCGGAGCGCTACACGGTGCCCGAGGCCACGGCGCGCGCCGTCAACGCCGCCAGGGCCGAGGGCCGCCGGGTGGTGGCGGTGGGCACGACGGTGGTGCGCACGCTCGAGTCGGCGTGGGACGCCCAGGCCGGGGCCCTGCGCGAGGGGCCCGGGGAGACGGACATCTTCATCCGCCCGGGCTTCGACTTCCGGGCGGTGGACGTGCTGCTCACCAACTTCCACCTGCCGCGCTCGACGCTGGTGGTGCTGGTGAGCGCGCTGCTCGGGCGCGAGCGCACCCTGGCGGCCTACCGGGAGGCGGTCGCCGCCGGCTACCGGTTCTTCTCGTACGGCGATGCGATGCTGGTGACGGAGTAG
- the yajC gene encoding preprotein translocase subunit YajC has protein sequence MADSYLVLAQATGGPGGVWNIAFFIGLFAIMYFMMIRPQQKQLKTHRELISSLKKGDEVVTQGGLIGRIQVVAEREVTLEVSTGTRIRVLKTSVAGRYAAGGESAPAAKIEDKKEEK, from the coding sequence GTGGCTGACAGCTATCTAGTCCTGGCGCAGGCAACGGGTGGACCCGGCGGCGTGTGGAACATCGCGTTCTTCATCGGCCTGTTCGCCATCATGTACTTCATGATGATCCGCCCGCAGCAGAAGCAGCTCAAAACGCACCGCGAGCTCATCTCCAGCCTGAAGAAGGGGGATGAGGTCGTCACGCAGGGTGGACTCATCGGGCGCATCCAGGTGGTGGCCGAGCGTGAAGTGACGCTCGAGGTCTCCACGGGCACGCGCATCCGGGTTCTCAAGACGTCGGTGGCGGGACGGTACGCGGCGGGGGGCGAGAGCGCCCCGGCCGCCAAGATCGAAGACAAGAAGGAGGAGAAGTAA